A region from the Nevskiales bacterium genome encodes:
- a CDS encoding SDR family NAD(P)-dependent oxidoreductase, which yields MKVYLVTGAASGIGAALARALLARGAAVCAADIQPMNALAGDPARLLSARLDVRDAQAWTALVERVVARWGRLDVLLNVAGVLKPGYVQETTAADVDFHIDVNLKGVIHGTRAAAQQM from the coding sequence ATGAAGGTTTACCTGGTCACCGGCGCGGCCTCCGGCATCGGCGCGGCGCTGGCGCGCGCGCTGCTGGCGCGCGGCGCGGCCGTGTGCGCGGCCGACATCCAGCCAATGAACGCGCTCGCGGGCGACCCGGCGCGCCTGCTCAGCGCCCGCCTCGACGTGCGCGACGCGCAGGCCTGGACGGCGCTGGTCGAGCGCGTGGTCGCGCGCTGGGGCCGGCTCGATGTGCTGCTCAACGTCGCCGGCGTGCTCAAGCCGGGCTACGTGCAGGAAACCACGGCAGCTGACGTGGACTTCCACATCGACGTCAACCTCAAGGGCGTGATCCACGGCACGCGGGCGGCGGCGCAGCAGATGC